ACCAAGACCAAGTCCGAAGTTTCCGGCGGTGGTCAGAAGCCTTGGAAGCAGAAGGGTACCGGTCGTGCTCGTTCCGGTCAGAACACCTCTGCTGTTTGGGTTCGTGGTGCTAAGGCTCATGGTCCCAAGGTTCATGACTACTTTGAAAAGGTGAACAAGAAGGTCAAGAAGATCGCTTTCCACTCTGCTCTCGCTGCTAAGGCTGCTGAAGGCAAGGTGCAGGTGTTCGAAGCTCTCAGCTTCGCAGCTCCGAAGACTAAGGATCTCCTCTCCGTATTCGCAAAGTCCGGTCTGGAACAGCGTAACGCTCTCCTCATCGTTAGCGATAAGGATCAGAACCTCTACCTGTCCTCCAACAACATTCCTTGGTGCCGTTGCGCACGCGTTGCCGATGTCAACACTTACGACATCGTCCGTGCTAACAACGTCGTCATCTCTCAGGCTGCTCTTGCAGAACTTGAAGGAGGCCGCTAATGGCTGAAATTCACGAAATTCTGGTTGCTCCGCACATCACCGAAGAAACTGCCAAGATCATGGTTGCTTCTAAGGATGTGAAGAAGTACGTTTTCAAGGTTGCCAAGTCTGCCACCAAGACCGAAATCAAGGATGCTATTGAAAAGCGTTTCAACGTTAAGGTTGATTCCGTCAATACCCTGATCAACCGTGGCAAGATCAAGCGCGTGCGTATGGGCATGGCTGCTGGCAAGAAGTCCAACTGGAAGAAGGCCTACATCACTTTGAAGGCCGGTCAGTCCATCGCTGAGTTCGAAGGAGTATAATCATGGGTCTGAAGTCTTATCGCCCGCTTACCCCGACGCTTCGTTATAAGCAGATTGGTGACCGTAAGGAAATCACTGCTGAAAAGCCGTACAAGCCGCTTACCGAAGGTATCAAGCGCAGCTCTGGCCGTAACAACGTCGGTGAAATCACCTCCCGCCGTCGCGGTGGTGGTCACAAGAAGTTGTATCGTCTCATTGATTTCAAGCGCAAGGACGCAGGCGTTTCTTGCACTATCGAAACCATCGAATACGATCCGAATCGTACCGCACGTATCGCTCTCGTTAAGTTCGAAAACGGTAAGCGTGCATACATCATCGCTCCGGCAGACGTTAAGGTCGGTGATGTACTGAACTCTGGTGAAGGTGCAGAATTCCGCGTCGGTAACGCATTGCCGCTTCGCGAAATCCCGCTGAACACCATTATCCACAACATCGAAATGAAGCCGGGCAAGGGTGCTCAGATTGCTCGTTCCGCTGGTGCCGGTGCAGAACTGGTTGCTAAGGACGGCAAGCTCTGCCAGGTTCGTCTCCCGAGTGGCGAAGTTCGCTACATTCCGGAAGACTGCCTCGCTACCGTTGGTCAGGTTTCCAATATCGATCACATGAATGAATCCTCTGGTTCCGCTGGCCGTTCTCGTTGGCTCGGTAAGCGTCCGGCCGTCCGTGGTGTCGTTATGAACCCGGTCGATCACCCCCTTGGTGGTGGTGAAGGTCGTACCTCTGGTGGTCGTCATCCCTGCTCTCCTTGGGGTAAGAACTCTAAGGGTGCAAAAACTCGTAACAATAAGCGTACCGATCGTTTCATCGTACGTCGTCGTCAGAAGAGGGCCTAATTCATGTCCAGATCCCTTAAGAAAGGTGCGTTCGTGGATTCCCACGTTCTCGTCAAAGCTCAGGCAATGGCTGGTTCCGACAAGAAGCAGGCCATCAAGACCTGGTCCCGCCGTTCCACTATCATTCCCGATATGGTCGGTCTCACTTTCTCCGTGTATAACGGTAAGCAGTTCATCCCGGTTTATGTAACCGAAAACATGGTTGGCCATAAGCTCGGTGAATTCTCCCTGACCCGTACTTTCAAGGGTCACCGTAAGACTGAAGCTGCTGGAGGCAAGAAATAATGCAAGCTGTCGCTAAAGTGAAAAACGTACGCTACGGTGTTCGCAAGCTGCGTCGCGTTGTCGACCTGGTTCGTGGCAAGTCCGTTGCAGAAGCATTCGCAATGCTTTCCATCCTCCACACGCAGACCAAGGGCGCTCCCCTGGTAGAAAATGCTTTGAAGTCCGCTGTTGCTAACTTCAAGCAGAAGTCTGCCGCTCCGGTTGCCGCAGAAGAACTGGTCGTTAAGACCATTACCGCTGACGGTGCAACCATCATGAAGCGCATCCATCCGCGTTCTCAGGGCCGTGCTTTCCGTATCGAAAAGCCGCTCTCCCACCTCACAGTCGTTGTGGCCAACAAGGAGTAATTACAATGGGTCAGAAAACTCATCCGAATGGTCTTCGTCTTGGCGTTATCCGCGGCTGGGAATCCAAGTGGTATGCCGAAGACAAGTTTGCCGATCTTCTCTATGAAGACATCGTGCTCCGTCGCTACTTGATGAAGCGCTTCGAACATGCTTCCCTGTCCAAGGTTGGCATCGAACGTACCGTCAAGAAGGTTAACGTGAACCTCTTTACCGCTCGCCCGGGTATCGTTATCGGTCGTAAGGGCGAAGAATTGGAGAAGCTGAAGGGCGAACTCCAGTTCCTCACCGGAAAAGAAATCTATATTAACGTCCAGGAAATCAAGCGTCCCGACTCCGACGCCAAGTTGGTTGCCGAAAACATTGCTCGCCAGCTCGAAAAGCGTATTTCCTTCCGTCGCGCTATGAAGCGCGCCATCCAGAACGCAATGCGCGCTGGTGTGGAAGGTATCAAGGTGCAGTGCGGTGGCCGCCTCGGTGGTGCCGAAATTGCCCGCGTTGAAAAGTATGCTGAAGGTCGCGTACCTCTGCACACTCTTCGTGCTGACATTGATTACGCAACTGCTATCGCTAAGACCGTTTACGGTGCTATCGGTATCAAGGTGTGGATCATGCACGGTGAAAAGATTGGTAAGGACGTCATGTCCGATAACAAGAGAGAGAAGTAATATATGCTGAGTCCTAAAAGAACATTACATCGTAAGCAGATGAAAGGCCGCATGAAGGGCGTCGCCTCTCGCGGCAACTCCATCGCCTTTGGCGAATTCGGCATTCAGGCTCTTGAAAAGTGCTGGCTCACTGCTCGTCAGATTGAAGCCGCTCGTATCGCCATGACTCGTAAGATCAAGCGCGGTGGCCGCGTTTGGATCCGCGTCTTCCCCGACAAGCCGATTACCCGCCATCCTGCAGAAGCTCGTATGGGTAAGGGTAAGGGTGCTGTTGAATTCTGGGCAGCCGTAATCCTCCCGGGTCGCATCATTTTCGAAATGGGTGGTGTAGAACGCGAACTGGCACTGGAAGCTCTCCATGTGGCAGCTCAGAAGCTCCCCCTCAAGTGCAAAATCATCGAAGAATCGGAGATCTAATGAAGGCACGTGAATTAAAGGAACTGGGCGTTGACCAGCTCAAGGAAAAGCTGGCCCAGTTGAATCTCGATCTGTTCAATTACCGCATGGCTGCTAAGCTCGGTAACTTGGAAAAACCCTCTTTGATCGCAACGACCCGTAAGGACATCGCTCGCGTCAAGACCATCCTCACCGAAAAGGCCAAGGCATAAGCCGGGCAGGAGCAGGAAATGGATAGAAACCTTCGTAAGGTTAAGCAGGGTGTAGTCAGCTCTGACAAGATGGACAAGACCATCACGGTTGTGGTTGAAAACCGCAAGCGTCACCCGATGTACAACAAGATCATGACTACTACTAAGAAGCTCAAGGCTCATGATGAAAAGAATGAAGCCCAGGAAGGCGACTTGGTAGAAATCATGGAAACTCGTCCCCTCTCTGCAACTAAGCGCTGGCGCTTGGTTCGCATTGTGGAAAAGAAGAAATAATCTTTTTGGAGTAAGGCGAATATGATTCAAGAAGAAACCAGACTCGTCGTGGCCGATAACAGTGGTGCCAAGGAAGTCGCCTGCATCCGCGTTTTGGGTGGCACAAACCGTCGCTATGCTAGCATCGGTGATGTCATCAAGGTAGCCGTTAAAGACGCTATCCCCCAGAGCAAGGTGAAGAAGGGTTCCGTGGCCGACGCCGTCGTCGTCCGCACTCGTAAGGAAATCGCACGTCCGGATGGAACTTTGATCCGTTTCTCCGACAATGCAGTGGTTCTCATCAACAAGGAAGGTGAACCGCGTGGAACCCGTATTTTTGGACCGGTGGCTCGTGAGCTCCGCGACAAGAAGTACATGAAGATCATCTCCCTCGCACCTGAGGTTCTCTAATGGCAAACATCAAGAAGAATGATAACGTCAAGGTGATTTCCGGTGCCAACAAGGGCAAGACCGGCACCGTGATCAGTGTCAAGGACGGCAAGGTGACCGTTAGCGGCGTTAACGTCTGCAAGCGTCATGAAAAGCCGAGCCAGACCAACCAGGCTGGTGGCATCATCGAAAAGGAACTGCCCATCGACATTTCCAACGTGATGCTCCTCGAAGGCAATACTCCTGTTCGCACTCGTATCGTTCGTGAAGCCGGCAAGAAGGCTGTCCGCGTGAGTGTCAAGACCGGAAAGGCGGTATAACTATGAACCAGATGAAGCAATTTTATCTCGAAAAAGTCGTCCCGGCCTTGCAGCAGAAGTTTGCTTACAAGAACGTGATGATGATTCCGCGCCTCGAAAAGATCGTGATCAACATGGGTGTTGGCGCTGCTTCCCAGAACCGTAAGATTCTCGATGAAGCCGTTGATACTCTGACTGCTATCACTGGTCAGAAGGCAATCGTCACCAACGCCAAGAAGGCTGTTGCTCAGTTCCACCTCCGCGAAGGTATCGGTATCGGCGCTAAGGTAACTCTCCATGGTGATAACATGTGGGACTTCCTCTATCGCTTTATCAACATCGACCTTCCTCGTGTTCGTGACTTCCGTGGTCTCGCACGTCGTGGCTTCGATGGCATGGGTAACTTTACCCTGGGCATCAAGGAACAGACCATCTTCGTTGAAATCGACATCGATAAGATTTCTCGTACCTTCGGTATGGACATTTCTTTCGTTACCTCTGCAAAGACCGATGACGAAGGCCGTGCTCTCCTCGAAGAACTTGGACTCCCCTTCCGCAAGTAAGGTAATACCATGGCAAGCACAAGAATGATTGAAAAATGCAAGCGTACTCCGAAGTATACCGTTCGTGGGTACAACCGTTGCAAGCGTTGCGGTAGGCCGCACGCCTTTATGCGCCGCTTTGGCCTTTGCCGTATTTGCTTCCGCGAAATGGCACTCGCCGGCGAAATCCCCGGTATCACTAAGTCGTCTTGGTAAGGAGAGTATACTCATGGCAATGACAGATCCTATCGCCGATATGCTCACCCGTATCCGCAATGCCTCTACGGCAAAGCTCCCCGTGGTGGACATTCCCGCCAGCAACCTGAAGCGTGAAATCGCTCGCGTTCTGCAGGAAAAAGGTTTCATTAAGAAGTTCGTCGTAGTTGAAGACGGCAAGCAGGGCATGCTCAAGGTCCTTCTCCGCTACACCAACGGCGAAGCCGCTATCCAGGGCCTTCAGCGCGTTTCTACGCCGGGTCTTCGTCACTACGTTGACGCAGCCAAGCTCCCGCGCGTTCGCAATGGCCTCGGCTATGCAATCATCTCCACCTCTAAAGGCGTCATGACTGACCACGAAGCTCGCAAGGAAAATGTGGGCGGCGAAGTCATCGCAAAGGTTTGGTAAAGATGTCCCGTATCGGTAAAGCTATTATCAACATCCCGGCCGACGTTAAAGTCGCCATCAATGGTCAGAACATTAAGGTTGAAGGCCCCAAGGGCAAGCTCGAAGCTGACGTTCACGAACTGATCGCTATCAAGTTCGAAAACAACCAGCTTTCCTTCACCCGTCCTGACGATCAGAAGTTCACTCGTGCAATTCATGGCACTACCCGTGCTCTCGTTGCAAACATGGTCGAAGGCGTTACCAAGGGTTTCCAGAAGACTCTCGAAATCGTTGGCGTTGGCTACCGTGTAGAACAGAAGGGCAAGGACCTCAACCTCGTTCTCGGTTTCTCTCATCCGGTTATCTACAAGGCACCGGAAGGCGTTGAACTGAAGGCTGTTGATCCGCTGAAGATCACTATCTCCGGCATCGACAAGCAGAAGGTTGGCCAGGCTGCTGCTGAAATTCGCAAGTACCGCCGTCCTGAACCGTATAAGGGCAAGGGCATTAAGTACGAAGGCGAAATTGTCCGTCGTAAGCAGGGTAAGAAGACAGGTAAATAAGGGTAAACTATGACTGCAATTGCTAAGAAAAGAATCCAGTCCAGAATCGCACGCCACGCACGCGTACGTAAGTCTGTTGTCGGAACTGCAGAAAGCCCTCGTTTGGCTGTTCGCCGTTCTCTGTCTCACATGACTGCCCAGATCATCGACGACGTCAACAACAAGTCTCTTGTTCAGCTCACCACTACTTCCAAGGAATTCCAGGGCAAGTATGGCGAAATGACCAAGTCCGAACAGAGCAAGCAGCTCGGTCTCTTGATTGCTGAAGTCGCAAAGTCCAAGGGCATTGAATCCGTGGTCTTCGACCGCGGCGGTTACATCTATCATGGTCGCGTTCAGGCCCTTGCAGAAGGTGCTCGTGAAGGCGGCTTGAAATTCTAATGAGGTACACTTTGGAACGCGAAGCTCAAGTTTCTGAATTTGAAGACAAGGTTGTACACATCAACCGTTGCGCTAAGACCGTTAAGGGCGGTCGTCGTATGTCCTTCTCCGCTCTCGTTGTCGTTGGCAACAAGAACGGCAAGATCGGCGTAGGCCTCGGCAAGGCTAAGGAAGTTTCCGAAGCTATCCGTAAGGGTACCGAAGCTGCTCACCGCAACATCGTCGAAGTCCAGCTCCTGGACGGCACCATCCCTCATGACATCGAAGTCAAGAGCGGCGCTACCCGCATCCTCCTGATGCCGGCTGCTCCGGGTACTGGTGTTATCGCCGGTGCTGCTGCCCGTGCAGTTCTCGAACTCGCCGGTGTGCGCAACATCCTCACTAAGATTCACGGTTCCTCTAATCCGAGCACTGTCGTTCGCGCTTGCGTCGATGGCCTCGTTTCCCAGAAGAACAAACAGGACTGCGCAGCTCTGCGCGGTGCTAACGCCTAAGGGGTAATACAATGAAGAAAGTTCGTATTACTTTGATCAAGGGTACCGTCCGTCGCCTCCCGATGCATCGTGCAAACGTTGCAGCTCTGGGCCTCCGCAAGATCGGACAGACTGTTGAACACAATTTGACCCCGTCCATTCAGGGCATGATCAATGCCGTGGCTGACATGGTAAAGGTCGAGGAGATCTAAGATGGAACTCAATACTCTCAATCCTGGCAAGGCCAAGGTCGTTAAGCGCAAGCGTATCGGTCGTGGTCCGGGTTCCGGTTGGGGCACCACCGCTGGCCGTGGTCAGAAGGGTGCCGGTGCTCGTAAGAGTGCTAAGGCCGGTCGTGTCGCTTTCGAAGGCGGCCAGATGCCTATCCACCGTCGTATCCCGAAGCGTGGCTTCAAGCACGCTGGTGTTGAATACCAGATCGTGAACCTGAAGAAGCTCGCCTCCTGCAGCGTTGTTGACTTTGATGCTCAGGTCCTGTTCGATCAGGGCTTCATCAAGGACACCGACAAGCTGGTTAAGGTCCTCGCTTTTGGTGCCATCGATAAGGCTATCAACGTAAAGGTTAACGCTATCAGCGAAAAGGCTAAGAGCCTCATTGAAGCTGCTGGCGGCAAAGTCGAGATCATCTAATGGAAGCTCTCAAGAAAGCTATTGATGCGTTTGTCAATG
The genomic region above belongs to Fibrobacter sp. and contains:
- the rplD gene encoding 50S ribosomal protein L4, giving the protein MATAKLFAATGDFKNDIQLPALFDAEVNKVCMYLHIKAILNNNRQGTAKTKTKSEVSGGGQKPWKQKGTGRARSGQNTSAVWVRGAKAHGPKVHDYFEKVNKKVKKIAFHSALAAKAAEGKVQVFEALSFAAPKTKDLLSVFAKSGLEQRNALLIVSDKDQNLYLSSNNIPWCRCARVADVNTYDIVRANNVVISQAALAELEGGR
- the rplW gene encoding 50S ribosomal protein L23; translation: MAEIHEILVAPHITEETAKIMVASKDVKKYVFKVAKSATKTEIKDAIEKRFNVKVDSVNTLINRGKIKRVRMGMAAGKKSNWKKAYITLKAGQSIAEFEGV
- the rplB gene encoding 50S ribosomal protein L2 gives rise to the protein MGLKSYRPLTPTLRYKQIGDRKEITAEKPYKPLTEGIKRSSGRNNVGEITSRRRGGGHKKLYRLIDFKRKDAGVSCTIETIEYDPNRTARIALVKFENGKRAYIIAPADVKVGDVLNSGEGAEFRVGNALPLREIPLNTIIHNIEMKPGKGAQIARSAGAGAELVAKDGKLCQVRLPSGEVRYIPEDCLATVGQVSNIDHMNESSGSAGRSRWLGKRPAVRGVVMNPVDHPLGGGEGRTSGGRHPCSPWGKNSKGAKTRNNKRTDRFIVRRRQKRA
- the rpsS gene encoding 30S ribosomal protein S19, giving the protein MSRSLKKGAFVDSHVLVKAQAMAGSDKKQAIKTWSRRSTIIPDMVGLTFSVYNGKQFIPVYVTENMVGHKLGEFSLTRTFKGHRKTEAAGGKK
- the rplV gene encoding 50S ribosomal protein L22, yielding MQAVAKVKNVRYGVRKLRRVVDLVRGKSVAEAFAMLSILHTQTKGAPLVENALKSAVANFKQKSAAPVAAEELVVKTITADGATIMKRIHPRSQGRAFRIEKPLSHLTVVVANKE
- the rpsC gene encoding 30S ribosomal protein S3; its protein translation is MGQKTHPNGLRLGVIRGWESKWYAEDKFADLLYEDIVLRRYLMKRFEHASLSKVGIERTVKKVNVNLFTARPGIVIGRKGEELEKLKGELQFLTGKEIYINVQEIKRPDSDAKLVAENIARQLEKRISFRRAMKRAIQNAMRAGVEGIKVQCGGRLGGAEIARVEKYAEGRVPLHTLRADIDYATAIAKTVYGAIGIKVWIMHGEKIGKDVMSDNKREK
- the rplP gene encoding 50S ribosomal protein L16, giving the protein MLSPKRTLHRKQMKGRMKGVASRGNSIAFGEFGIQALEKCWLTARQIEAARIAMTRKIKRGGRVWIRVFPDKPITRHPAEARMGKGKGAVEFWAAVILPGRIIFEMGGVERELALEALHVAAQKLPLKCKIIEESEI
- the rpmC gene encoding 50S ribosomal protein L29, with amino-acid sequence MKARELKELGVDQLKEKLAQLNLDLFNYRMAAKLGNLEKPSLIATTRKDIARVKTILTEKAKA
- the rpsQ gene encoding 30S ribosomal protein S17 — its product is MDRNLRKVKQGVVSSDKMDKTITVVVENRKRHPMYNKIMTTTKKLKAHDEKNEAQEGDLVEIMETRPLSATKRWRLVRIVEKKK
- the rplN gene encoding 50S ribosomal protein L14 gives rise to the protein MIQEETRLVVADNSGAKEVACIRVLGGTNRRYASIGDVIKVAVKDAIPQSKVKKGSVADAVVVRTRKEIARPDGTLIRFSDNAVVLINKEGEPRGTRIFGPVARELRDKKYMKIISLAPEVL
- the rplX gene encoding 50S ribosomal protein L24 — its product is MANIKKNDNVKVISGANKGKTGTVISVKDGKVTVSGVNVCKRHEKPSQTNQAGGIIEKELPIDISNVMLLEGNTPVRTRIVREAGKKAVRVSVKTGKAV
- the rplE gene encoding 50S ribosomal protein L5, with product MNQMKQFYLEKVVPALQQKFAYKNVMMIPRLEKIVINMGVGAASQNRKILDEAVDTLTAITGQKAIVTNAKKAVAQFHLREGIGIGAKVTLHGDNMWDFLYRFINIDLPRVRDFRGLARRGFDGMGNFTLGIKEQTIFVEIDIDKISRTFGMDISFVTSAKTDDEGRALLEELGLPFRK
- a CDS encoding type Z 30S ribosomal protein S14 gives rise to the protein MASTRMIEKCKRTPKYTVRGYNRCKRCGRPHAFMRRFGLCRICFREMALAGEIPGITKSSW
- the rpsH gene encoding 30S ribosomal protein S8 encodes the protein MAMTDPIADMLTRIRNASTAKLPVVDIPASNLKREIARVLQEKGFIKKFVVVEDGKQGMLKVLLRYTNGEAAIQGLQRVSTPGLRHYVDAAKLPRVRNGLGYAIISTSKGVMTDHEARKENVGGEVIAKVW
- the rplF gene encoding 50S ribosomal protein L6 encodes the protein MSRIGKAIINIPADVKVAINGQNIKVEGPKGKLEADVHELIAIKFENNQLSFTRPDDQKFTRAIHGTTRALVANMVEGVTKGFQKTLEIVGVGYRVEQKGKDLNLVLGFSHPVIYKAPEGVELKAVDPLKITISGIDKQKVGQAAAEIRKYRRPEPYKGKGIKYEGEIVRRKQGKKTGK
- the rplR gene encoding 50S ribosomal protein L18, giving the protein MTAIAKKRIQSRIARHARVRKSVVGTAESPRLAVRRSLSHMTAQIIDDVNNKSLVQLTTTSKEFQGKYGEMTKSEQSKQLGLLIAEVAKSKGIESVVFDRGGYIYHGRVQALAEGAREGGLKF
- the rpsE gene encoding 30S ribosomal protein S5; protein product: MRYTLEREAQVSEFEDKVVHINRCAKTVKGGRRMSFSALVVVGNKNGKIGVGLGKAKEVSEAIRKGTEAAHRNIVEVQLLDGTIPHDIEVKSGATRILLMPAAPGTGVIAGAAARAVLELAGVRNILTKIHGSSNPSTVVRACVDGLVSQKNKQDCAALRGANA
- the rpmD gene encoding 50S ribosomal protein L30, with product MKKVRITLIKGTVRRLPMHRANVAALGLRKIGQTVEHNLTPSIQGMINAVADMVKVEEI
- the rplO gene encoding 50S ribosomal protein L15, whose protein sequence is MELNTLNPGKAKVVKRKRIGRGPGSGWGTTAGRGQKGAGARKSAKAGRVAFEGGQMPIHRRIPKRGFKHAGVEYQIVNLKKLASCSVVDFDAQVLFDQGFIKDTDKLVKVLAFGAIDKAINVKVNAISEKAKSLIEAAGGKVEII